The following proteins come from a genomic window of Terribacillus aidingensis:
- the folK gene encoding 2-amino-4-hydroxy-6-hydroxymethyldihydropteridine diphosphokinase has translation MKQAWIALGSNIAPREAYLQQAVQMLKEHSGIELKQISTVYETDPVGYEDQDQFLNLVAEVGTSLEPLELLHICQSIEKELGRKRIIRWGPRTVDLDILLYSTENMNVDELILPHPRMHERAFVLVPLAEIAPELLLEGKKVQEWLDALPAQDVQGVRNWGSLNI, from the coding sequence ATGAAACAGGCGTGGATTGCACTGGGATCTAATATAGCCCCAAGAGAGGCTTACTTACAGCAGGCTGTCCAAATGCTTAAGGAGCACTCGGGAATAGAATTGAAACAGATATCAACGGTATATGAAACGGATCCAGTAGGCTATGAGGACCAAGATCAGTTCCTGAACTTAGTTGCGGAGGTTGGAACAAGCTTGGAGCCACTAGAGCTGCTGCATATCTGTCAGAGTATCGAAAAGGAGTTGGGTCGAAAGCGGATCATTCGCTGGGGGCCGCGGACGGTAGACCTTGACATTTTGCTTTATAGTACTGAAAATATGAATGTTGATGAACTTATCCTTCCCCATCCACGCATGCATGAGCGAGCTTTTGTATTAGTGCCTTTAGCTGAAATAGCTCCTGAACTGCTCCTTGAGGGCAAAAAAGTGCAGGAATGGCTGGATGCATTGCCAGCTCAAGATGTGCAAGGCGTTAGGAACTGGGGTTCTTTAAATATATAG
- the dusB gene encoding tRNA dihydrouridine synthase DusB, which yields MFKIGDITIKNRVVLAPMAGISNSAFRLTVKEFGAGIVCAEMISDNGIVTRNAKTMNMLYIDEQEKPMSLQIFGANPDTLVEAAKFVDQNTTADIIDINMGCPAPKITKNMAGSRWLLQPEKIHEMVSAVVKEVGKPVTVKMRTGWDDSTIYAVENAQALQEAGAAAVALHGRTREQHYEGLANWDIIRQVKESVSIPVIGNGDITTPQIAKQRLEETGVDAVMIGRAALGDPWMIYRTVHYLETGELLEEPRPREKIDVCVLHMERLIRLKGERVAVMEMRKHAAWYLKGLDGTGKVRKLINEATTKEDMADLLYDFADQAEASMAMF from the coding sequence TTGTTCAAAATCGGTGATATCACCATTAAGAACCGAGTAGTATTGGCGCCGATGGCTGGTATCAGTAACTCAGCTTTCCGATTGACTGTAAAGGAATTCGGAGCGGGTATCGTATGTGCAGAAATGATCAGTGACAACGGCATCGTGACTCGTAACGCCAAAACGATGAACATGCTTTATATAGATGAACAGGAAAAGCCGATGAGCTTGCAAATCTTCGGAGCTAACCCGGATACACTGGTGGAAGCTGCTAAATTCGTCGATCAGAATACGACAGCTGACATTATTGATATTAATATGGGTTGTCCAGCACCAAAGATCACTAAGAACATGGCGGGTTCGCGCTGGCTCCTTCAGCCGGAGAAGATTCATGAAATGGTATCTGCGGTTGTAAAAGAAGTAGGTAAGCCGGTAACTGTTAAGATGCGGACAGGCTGGGACGACAGTACGATCTATGCAGTAGAGAATGCACAAGCACTGCAAGAAGCAGGAGCGGCAGCAGTCGCATTGCATGGCCGTACACGCGAGCAGCATTATGAAGGACTTGCTAACTGGGATATCATTCGCCAAGTGAAGGAATCTGTTTCTATTCCTGTTATCGGGAATGGCGATATTACAACCCCCCAAATCGCAAAGCAGCGATTGGAGGAAACGGGTGTTGACGCAGTTATGATCGGGCGAGCTGCCCTTGGGGATCCGTGGATGATATATAGAACTGTTCATTATTTGGAAACAGGCGAGCTGCTGGAGGAACCAAGGCCTCGTGAGAAGATCGATGTATGTGTGCTGCACATGGAACGTTTGATTCGTTTGAAGGGTGAGAGAGTAGCGGTCATGGAAATGCGTAAGCATGCTGCCTGGTATCTGAAAGGGTTGGATGGCACTGGCAAAGTACGAAAATTGATTAATGAAGCAACCACAAAAGAAGACATGGCTGATCTGCTTTACGATTTTGCAGACCAAGCGGAAGCTTCTATGGCAATGTTTTAA